The Poecilia reticulata strain Guanapo linkage group LG13, Guppy_female_1.0+MT, whole genome shotgun sequence genome has a segment encoding these proteins:
- the LOC103474518 gene encoding tristetraprolin, giving the protein MSDMLDDILAKNFLNLALNEDPLFVQLKNPGQNRLNRSASFFSPSSHPASSCLSSSSEHVNDDDNGSSIWSSNIWSQAPVSNKKQLSFRPDRSMSLIEPSSSLLPSIGHLKGLEPFPPSPATTVAPPPGFPPSSNLPAQVQPMLSSNRYKTELCRGYQESGTCKYGSKCQFAHGEAELRGMYRHPKYKTEPCRTFYNFGYCPYGSRCHFIHEEKISGGPLPSAKFQQQQNASASGSHNPRHQLRQSVSFAGFMGPSRSSSPPSFSSLFNDPNLGFTRAPSVSPPPADLLSPVFGDSVQRETSAFQFGSHQTRTSTGDIPLILEPKPTRCVCNHGNNFSNNKSRAFPTTVDQEGGLLFPGIGSTGGFTRPAGLQRFSSEDSLEDSYSSSSSSGSESPTFDGSATKRLTVFERLSLSD; this is encoded by the exons ATGTCCGATATGCTTGACGACATTTTGGCAAAA AACTTTCTAAACTTGGCCCTCAATGAAGACCCGCTCTTCGTACAGCTTAAGAACCCAGGGCAAAACCGACTGAACCGATCGGCCtcatttttctctccctcctcccatCCTGCTTCCTCATGCCTCAGCTCGAGCTCGGAGCATGTTAACGATGATGACAATGGCAGCTCTATCTGGTCATCGAACATCTGGAGTCAGGCGCCGGTCtccaacaaaaaacagctttcCTTCCGGCCTGACCGCTCCATGAGCCTGATCGAGCCCAGCAGCTCCCTGCTCCCTTCAATCGGACACCTGAAAGGCCTGGAGCCTTTCCCCCCAAGCCCTGCTACTACGGTGGCCCCCCCACCAGGGTTTCCTCCCTCGTCCAACCTCCCAGCCCAGGTACAGCCAATGCTTTCCTCTAACCGTTACAAGACTGAGTTGTGTCGTGGCTACCAGGAGAGCGGCACTTGCAAGTACGGCAGCAAGTGTCAGTTTGCTCATGGTGAAGCCGAACTGAGAGGAATGTACCGCCACCCGAAGTATAAAACCGAGCCCTGCAGAACCTTCTACAACTTTGGGTACTGTCCGTATGGCTCACGCTGCCACTTCATCCACGAGGAGAAAATCAGCGGTGGTCCTTTACCATCTGCCAAattccagcagcagcaaaatGCCTCCGCATCTGGCAGCCACAACCCACGCCACCAGCTGCGCCAGAGTGTCAGCTTTGCCGGCTTCATGGGTCCATCCCGCAGTTCCTCTCCTCCGTCGTTCTCTTCACTCTTCAATGATCCCAACCTGGGATTCACCCGCGCTCCTTCAGTTTCCCCTCCTCCTGCAGATCTCCTCTCCCCCGTGTTTGGAGACTCTGTGCAGAGGGAGACATCAGCATTCCAGTTTGGCAGCCACCAGACCCGCACCAGCACCGGAGACATTCCTCTCATCCTGGAGCCAAAGCCTACACGCTGCGTGTGCAACCACGGAAATAACTTTTCCAACAATAAATCCAGAGCCTTCCCCACCACAGTGGACCAGGAAGGCGGCTTGCTGTTTCCTGGTATCGGCAGCACCGGGGGCTTCACCAGGCCCGCTGGACTGCAGCGTTTCTCCTCCGAGGACTCCTTGGAGGacagctacagcagcagcagctccagcggGTCTGAATCTCCGACTTTCGACGGGTCGGCCACTAAGAGGCTGACCGTGTTTGAGCGTCTGTCCCTGTCTGACTAA